The genomic DNA ATTGATTTTTTGTGTTCATGAACTGATTCACTTGAATCACTAAAAAGAGTTGTTCAAAGAATGAATCATTTGCGAGTTGCCCATCACTGCAGAATGATCCCATTCCATCTCTAGGCCAACCTTGTTGCCCTTTCATCTAAGCCTAGCTGGCCAGTTTCAGAGGTTTACTTGTCCCTTCCTGGAAGCCTGTTGAATTTCCTTGTAAAATTGGTTACAAGTAGATTGATAAATTCTTCCAAACACACTAACGCAAATTACATTCCCCAACAAATGTGATAGTATTCCTAAAGTTCTAGGGATTTTACAATGACTTGTTTAAAGAAAGCTGTTTCTTTCTTTAGATCATTAATTAATTCTTAAAAGACCATTttcaaaaaatgattaaaatattaaatgttaatcTACATTACATGCTACATATGTACCTTGCTGTCGCTAGAAGGACTGCTTGCTTGTTACTGCACAACTTCCAATTCATACGTGACTTTACAGGCTTATTGTTTTTAGTAGCTCCCCTTGCTAATTTGCATGATACGAGTACATTGCCAGCTCATAGTGGTGGTGACTCATTGCCAGGCTGATGCAATTTGTGTCCACTGTTACAATAAAACTGTATTCTCCAATGCTCTTTATCTTATTCTCTGTAATGATAATTTACAAAATCAACAATATCACACTAAAATATTTGTGGGATGTGTAATGAAAACTGACATACATAGAGGAAACTCAAGTACACACAGGGCAAACTCCATACCTGGCAGCGTGTTCAGTAAGCAGCAGTAATCACTGTGCTTCACAAATATTATTAGACCGATTTGTTTAGTATTTCatgtgtagtttttgttttttagtcaaATGTGCCCAATTTGTACATACTTTTGATATGTACAAATACACTAGGAAAACAAAACTCTTTCCCATACCTTAAGTTAATTGTTTTCCTGAACTCAAACACTGGAGCCAAAGTAAACACCATTAGGCCTCTGTTTAAGATACTGCGTATGCTGGAAACCTGTACCCACTGCATTAGAATTAGGTTAGAATTGATGAGTTTTGGTGTAAATTGCTACCTGTAGAGTTTGAACCCACGCATTCATTTTATATCCTAACAGGGCAGGCTCCAGACCCAGGCCGGGATCGCACCACACTTGCAGACACATGAGGACACGCGCTGAGCCACGTGCACCTGACTGTCTCCATGGCAATCAGCTAAATGGGGTGCAGATGACGTGGCACGCCCGCATTTAAATACAGGCGCACGGGTGCGGTCGGATGGCTGAACGACATGGCTTCGTATGGCGAGGAGGCTCGTGATAGCTATCTGTATTCGTCGTACAACCCTTACTCGTACCGGTACTTGAACCCTAAGCCAAAGGGTTCTTCTTGGAGGCCCAAGTCCTACTTCACCAGCTATGGCGAAGTCGGAGACTATTTTGACAACCAACAACGAGCGCAGCTTAAGTCCATCTTGTCTCAAATTAACCCTAATTTGATCCCGCGCCTGAGGAAGGCCAATACAAAGGATGTGGGCGTGCAGGTGAACCCCAAGACGGACGCGTCGGTCCAGTGTTCCCTGGGGCCCCGTACTCTATTGGCAAGACGGAGACGGCGTCCCGATTCCCCAGTCCTCGAACCTGGTAGCCCTACTTCGGAGGCAACGGTGCGCTTTCCCCGGACACTTGCTGTCTACTCTCCCATCGCTTCTCGTCGTCTTGCGTCTTTCTTGGAGGAAACGGAGGAGAACCCAGACGACGCCGACCAGAACATCAGACCTGACCAGGGCACTTCCCGTGAGGAGAAGGATGAGGTCTCTGGCAACGTTGTCACGGCGGACGCAAGTGACAAAGATGACTTGAAGGAAGAGGATGATAGCGGTGGGGGCATCGTGGAAGCGAAGGATGGCAAGGCGGTTGGCGAAGTCAAGCAACAGGCGGCGGAAGGGAGCAAGGCGCGGGTGCGCTTCCAGGTTAGCTTCGTGGGCCGACGGTGTGAAGGACGGTAGGATCTTAACAGAATCTTTTACTTCGAACCAATAGCTTTTCGAAAGGACTCTATAGAACGGAATCTAGACTATTGGTCTAACTTCATTACTTAAGTGCTTTAGAGGTCCAAGACCACGAAGCCACTTGCACGTCATTTGCAAAGATGCTCGTTAAAGTGTTTATCTAAATAGTACATTTAGAAATAACAGCAGCAAGTGTGGCTGTCTTTATAAATCCATTTGCCATTGCAACCGGATGAAAGTTCTGACGCGTTGAATATTTCTAAAGTGAAGGATAAAATTCAGACTCCCGTGCCTAATGCTGCGGGTCACTAGTTTAGGAAACGTGCGGACGTTGGCTTAGTATTCCTTTTGAGGAGACGGAGAGCTGAAGGCCGTAGCAGTAACAATTAGTCGGTTTTTACGCGCATGGCCGTGTCCATTCTGGATGGCCCTCCCGACCACAGTGCTCCCCATAATAGCTGAAGTCTGTGAACAGTCATTCTGTGCGATCATACGGTGCTTAAGTGAGTTCGTGCGGAGTTCTCGTCTCTTCGGAAACGCTGAGTTTCAGTCAGTGATAACGCAATACAACTTAAACCTGATATAACGTGGGTTAGTCTAAAAGAGCACCTGCTTCTCATCTGGACCACAGGTTTTGCTTGTCCACTGTTCTAATCTGAAACCCTCTTTAGCTGCAATTTTGTGAAGCAGCATGAATGGCTGTACTTATGGGACAGGGCAACCGTGTGCATACTGGTGGTGTGGACACGCAGTTTTGACACTTCTGAAGCTTCTTCCCGATTGTCTCGATATAACCTTGCCGTTGCTGATTTATATAGTTCACTAAGCCTAAGTCTTTTTGATTTTAGAACTCATTAGTCAAACTTAATTGGTTATGATTTGATTCTTTAGACTGCTACTGGTCCTCTAGTTAGAATTTGAGTCTttggcaagtttttttttctaggcCCCCTGCAGCTGGCACCAAATCATttacatgatggaatgccagctagTAGAGCTGTTTCAATAGTGATGTATACAAATCTATTTGAAGCCATTGTTTCATCTTGACGCTTGTATTTGAAGCAATGAGATTGTTTCACTGTTTGGGGCATAATTGCCCTTGGTGGGTGAATAATCATAAATTAGGGGCATGTTCTTGAGGGACTGGATACAGTTTACAGAATGTGGCTATAGTAGGCTAGATTATTGTGGTGGTCCAGTACTAAGAGTAGGACATTTCCTTTATTGTATAGTGGATTTTAAACTTTCTGACTTGGTTTAATTCTGTCCAATCATCTGAATAGGGGAGGGGGAGGTTTACATCATTCCATAGCATGTGGGACAATGCAAAGCTTTGAAACTGTTACTGGTTCTTCAGTGATTGAAGCTTCAGATGTTGTCACCTGGCTGTAAAGCTTTAATGAAGCACAATTCCAAAACAGTGCATCAAACTAATGCAAGCTTTGAAATCTTGTCTAATATCCCATCCGTTCTAAAAGCATTAGAATTGCTTTGATTCCTGGCCTAATTTTGTTATGtattttcaaaatgaatgaaGGGTCCCCCACCCCATTCCTCTTCCATCCTTGGCATGAGGAGTGTTCTGGAATAGCTGGGGTGACATTGTTTGAGAACTATTTTGGCCTTTTTACCTTGAATGTAGGGCCAGCTTTGCCATAGATAAAATGGACAGTTCCCTTGGACTGCCTTGTTAATCATAACTGGCCCTGTACTATGGTCTATGTAAGTAATCTCTGCAATTGAAACCAAGGGCAGCCCCTACCCTGTTCAAATATTTGTTGCTGGCCCTGTTTAAATGACTTCTATATTAGGATGCTGTGGATTGGAACTGGTTGGTTTTTTGCTTCTCTTTAGCTGGCAGATTAATTTAACTGAGTTTTAtgattaaaatgtactgtatgttgtgcaCATGTACTGCACTACCTATTTggtaaagcaatttaaaaaaataggtgGATAAGAGCGTAGTTTTACTGTACTATTTTTGTCAAGTGGCCCAAGGTCCTATGTCAAAGCTAGTGAATTTCTTTGAGTTGTACTGTTGGGTATTGTGTGAATTTATTGTGGGCTTTCTTGTTGCCACAAAGGAGCTGTGCAGGACTTTGGCAACAGTTTCTCCCCCTTtagtgttttttcctttttctttatctGTACTTGAGTAAAAGTTGTGGACTACTGAAAAGGGAATTGGTTTGAAATTCTGCAGTGATAGAGGTGTGGACCTACAAGATGGGTTTGGGCATGTATTGTGACCCATGGGCCAGTTTTTTCCCCATTATATCCTTTTTGGTCCCTGGGGAATATTTGGCTTTTTATCAACTCAAATTTATATATTCACACTGCAGTCTGAACATGATTTGCAGTCACACTAAGGCTTAATGGAGGTGCATTGCCaattggtgtaaaggagccccagttaaTTCTGCTGAATTCATTGGCTGCAATGAATTGGAATGTGCAGACTTGTTGTTGGCACTTAGTTTTAATTGTGCACTAGTAATCACTTCAAAGACCATTCAAGTGTAAATTGTACTGGCTGTCAGTTGTAGAATGTGAAGGTGGTTTTtgttcccacattaaaggaagttTCTTTAAAAACCTGCTGTGACTTGTATAGCTCCACCACTGTTATGAGGTCAGTCTAGCCAGTTATGTGGACCTCCTAGTACTTGGAGTAGGCCCTCTAGTCACTCCCTgagtagtgactggacataggCTTTTTGGTTCAGTGAAAGTAATTTTAATTGGTTCCATTGTTTTGCTGACAactttcttggtgcagaaagaatggtCTTCAACTTTTCTCcacctgatttccattctgtcatCCCCTTGGCAATATACGCCATAATTGCAGAATCTTGTTTgtgcaaatgacatgacctggtattgTATTAGTCTTGAGATTTACAAAAtagaagacaggactgttccttgtggtgctcaccCATATCAGATGCAGCTCTTGAGCCTCACAAATTGCAGTTTCGACAGTCCATTTTAATGGGCACTGTAGGCTGTGGTGGGAGGAGAATCTAAGAATTGGTTCAGGGAATTCCCCATCTCTACATCTTAGAACCGGAGTCCTGTTTTGCTAAAGTCTATGCTCACTCCATTCCAGGTGTTCTGAGTTTGTTTTGCAAGATTCCCTTCATTCAGCTTTCTTTAGGGCTGCTTGTGCAGTTCTGTCACTGCGATAGTGTCCCTTAAAGTTAATTTGTTATGCAATATCCCCGTGTGACTTGTTTCCTAGTCATTCTGAGTGATTTCAGCCTCCAGGATCCCTTAGGAATAAGATGCATCGGGTTCAGTCCTGGCTAAAAGTGGCAGTTTACACTTGAAGGCATCTAACATTTTAaacagagcaggtccagcttgtttgCTTAAGTGAAGCATGTCAAACTGATGGAATTTTGTCAgtgttccttccaaagtcatgTGGGTGAAGTCGCCACCTTCTAGATAACTGCAAGTTAAGGATGAGTTAGTGCTAGTGACGGTGAAATTTGTTGCAGAGTCCTCACTTCCTGATGGAGGAATATAAGGATTAGGATGTAACTTCTGTCCCTGGGCAAAACCTGGATGAATTCAGGCAGCAAGAATTTTAGTCTGAACTTCAATTCCATAGCTTAAATGACAACCCAAtatacttacaaaataaagctttgattgaaaggctttttttttttttgtaggctctttCCCAGTATGATATATGAATTTAGTTAGACCAATTAAATGCTTAGTTGAGTGTCCATGTTACAACTAGAAAAGAATCTGTGCAGCACGGAACATGCTAAACATACAGGACAtagcagtggtataagcagcaTTCGGACTGTCTGCTACCTGGTCTGAAGCATTTGAACAATATTGAACCATATTACTACATGGCCTTCCTTTCTTGCCATTAGTCATTAAATTGCAAAAGGCCATGGTGTTGTACAGTTTTAATATTGAAGAAACTTGGAAACTGGGGGAAGTTTTGACAAACCGTTCTAACAGAGCCAAAGTCGCAACAAAATCCAGTTTGTGAGCCATTAGCTTGTCTTTATAAGCGTCTCAACAGTGAAGCCTGAGTTGCAGGTTTGACAGGCCGAGTGGCAGTAAGGAAGCTATTGCCTAAATAGGATGGAGTTTTGCCTCGACACAGAACTGATACCAGTGGTCTATGCAAGAGTGGAAGGTCTTCTGGACcaagaatcaaaatttgaaatcattCAGGATTTCTGTACGCTCTTGAATAAGCAAAAAAATTTTAGTTTGTGACAATGTGGAGAGAATGGATTGGGGCTTTGACAGAAATTTCAGCGATTTGACACCCTGAACCAAAAGCCCTATAACTTCTTGCAGTACCGTCGGTGCATCAGTTGGTCAGGAGTTTATAAGATGACCCAACTGAGTAATTTCAAAATACTTAAATGGGAGTGTTAACCTACACATTCAGGATACAGACCCATTTATGTACACTGTAAATTGACACTTTTGCCCATCCATGTATAGTCAAAAAaccatgacaaagtgaaacatgttggttttagaaaggtttgcaactttattaaaatCCAACTGAAATGTTGAGTATTTAGACCTTTTTAAGTACTTTGTAAAAGCCCCTATGGCAACAGTTCAAGCTTTGGGGTCTCAAGTCTAAGCTTTTCACACCTTGTTGCTCTTTCTAATCTAATGGAGTTTGATGTGATCTGCCTGAAAGTGTCAAAACTGCAATGTGCAGGTCTTCCAACAGATGTTCTATGGAGCTTGAGCCTGGGCTGGTCCACCCTAGGACAGTGAGACCTGTGAAAGCCACAAGTGTTGTCATGGCTGTATACTTGAGGTCACAGGTGTCAACTCTGGTCCtcaagggccacagtggctgcatgttttcattctaaccatcttagtgagctgtttttactgctaacttttgctttagttttaatttgacTCGCGCCccttaattgtctttttttccttaattagtagccaaacaatgaGACCTCAAACAAgacaccatatgacagaaaaatcaacagatttggaaatgtctgctgtggtagaatgagagcagcaacaagccattgaattaaataactgcttaacagcaagaatctgcttctcattaagactggttggagtgaaattggttggagtttgaaatcccagtttagctggtcatctgttggctcgtttcatgtctcatttgtttggctgccatttaatgaagaaacaaatcaattcaggactgaatccttaaacagggctgttgaaatgaagggaaaaggaggtAATTGGCAGTGAGAAATaatcgctgattaggaaaaggattagaatgaaaacctgtagccactgcggccctacaGGCCCAGAtttcgacacccctgctttaggtcattgtggTGGATTGTGAGCTGTCGCATCAGTCTGAAGGTTGCTTGCAGTCTGGTAACATTGTATTAGTCCCTGATTGTCTGAAAATGCCTGTTGTACTTTACAAAAAGCAAAGTTAATACAGGTAATTGAGGGGATAGTTCTGGAGTATTAAACCGTGTGCCGTTTTAATAAAGATGCTACTGAAATTGTGGTTTTCAGCAGATGTCCATAACATGTTCTCAATATTTGGATCTCtaatgatttttaataaagttcaaaCCTTTTGTACTAAGCAGTGGCTAATGGGTTTCtgcaatttaaatgtatttgtcaaTATTTTACTCATCACATATCTTTAGCTAGGTTTCTGTTGCATATAATTTCATAAATATGCTCCGCTGCATTCAACTCACTTGCtgttttgatactcctgaccttAAAGCAAGTAACTTAATACTTCTGTGGCTAACTTTGGGTTAGAAGTTGCTTTGTATTTGTTCCACAACTATTCATTCCTTCACGTGAAGATTTAAACCTAGACTTTCCTAAACACCCTGGCACCCAATCCTCAACCTTGTACATATTACCAGTACAATGCAAGGTGTCGCTGTTGGACAGGCCCCATCCCTTCTATCCCACATTACTATATTTGATTCACCTTTAAAATGTTCTCTGATCTGGACTTCCATGTAGCACAGGCAAATCTTCAGCAAAGGTAACTAGAGTGTAGAGCTGCTAGTCTGCTATTGTCCAATTGTTCCCTTGTGGATAAGAACTTCCAGGTCCACAGGTGGGAGAACCACCTGAAAGTGGATAGGTTAACTCCATACCCCTGAAGACAAAGTCCACTACTATCTTTGACTTGTTTTGAGATGACCTATTGGATCATCCCCTGCCTACCACCTCTTGAGTGAGTTGCTGTCCTTCTCTGCAAGGTCCTGTAAATAGTATCCTGATTTCCATATCTGGAGTTGATGCCCCAGGACAGAATGTACTCTAACTTGTGATTGTCAGTGATCCTTGTGTATCTACCTCAACTTGAGGACAGACTCCTTCTAACCAAGTTGGAAAAGGGCAACCTCCTGTAggacttgcattttattttgcatcTTCAATATTTGCATAACTATCAGCCCCTTTATTTGAATTCATTATAAAACTAAGTAGTTGAAATGAGCTACTGGAGTATTTAATATCTAGTTTGTCAATTGCTTACCTAAGTGACTTTTTTGCTGTTCTTTCAAACTTGGTGCTTCATATACTATGCTGGTCTAAACACCTTTAACCAGTACTTCTAGGCTTCTCCTGGATTTACTACACAATGATTTGGGTAGAAATGTTGGCATGCTTAGTTTTACTGTCTTTACTCTTATGGTGGCTTCATGCATTATTTCTGTGTTCTTCAGGAATGCACAGAGGAAGACTTAACCTGGTCCTGTCCCTCTTAAATTCTTTTACAGCATAATCAATCCTACCTTGGCCATCTCTGTAGTGTTTAGTGAAATGATTCCCAGCCTACCAAAGCTTTGACTTGGCTACTGTTTCAGTGTGTTCACCCCAAACATCCTTGTTTTAGCTTCTAAATTCCTTTCCACTCTGGTTTTTCACCCCAAGTGAAATGTCCACAcaaattttcatctttttttttttttatacagttcaATATTTtgctaatgtactgtattttcaagAGTCTGTTTTTAGTGTGTTCTAGATTTCACGTGTAGCAGTCTTGCTTCAGTTTCATTGCCCAGTGGGTTTTGGTTACTTTTAAGCATGCCTCTGGCTAGAGTAACCTCTGTTGCCTTTTCCTCCTTGTGATCAGATTTATAGCCATCACTTGgcatttatattcattttgaaCCCCAAATAACCAAACCTTTCCAAGAATACTGTAACTTGATAGTGCACTTAGTTTGCCCTTTCATTCTTAGTATGTCTTTCTAAAATGTGCATAAAGACATTTAGTCTCCATATCTAGACTAACTATTGTTAGTGGTAGAATACTAATGACCACCTTTTACTGTGATTTGTGCTTCTCTATTCTCTCCTAGTGGCATTTACAGTACAAGAAACAAAATTGAGGGATAATCTTTGCACATAACCTGCTTGGTAGTTATGTAAATTCTAACCTTTAACTTTCTCCTGTATGATCAAATCATCCAAAGTCCTATGTATCTACCTTGATACAGAAATCCTATTTTAGCCTATGTCTAATAGGCTCTTGgcaaatgtactatataaagcATTTTATTCTTGAACGAACACTGCAGTTAAATTGCAGTTACCTTTTTAATTCTCAATCAGTTTAAAAACTACAGAAATATCCAGCTTCTTGACTGACTGCACAAATTCTTAATCTTGAAATTGAAGACTTGCCGTTTTGTGTAGTGGGTAGGATAGATGATACCATTTGCCAAGTTTACCTTTAGGCTCCAATGCTGATTTTAAAAAGGCACAGAAAATGTGCCATAGCAGTTTAAATAAACCTGATTAGACCAATGTAACATGCAACCTAGTTATCCATTAGAACAGTGGCTCAAGCTCTCTTCAAGGCCCCAGTGTACCTCCTATGTCTTGGGGTTGGCACTGCACAGGTTGAGATTTTTGCTCTGTTCTAGACAGAGGTGCTTAATTTTTGAACTAGCACTTGTTGCTTGTGTCCATCTCCAAACTTACACCATTCGCACTAAGGAGTCTGAGTCATGCTGAAAATGTTGCATATGTCAAATATTAAAGTCTAATTTTAAAGTTAGCACCCTTGCTGTAGCTAGTGtgcattttgattgttttaaatttGCTTAGTTTTTTGCCCCAGTGATCATACTGTTT from Erpetoichthys calabaricus chromosome 5, fErpCal1.3, whole genome shotgun sequence includes the following:
- the zar1 gene encoding zygote arrest protein 1; amino-acid sequence: MASYGEEARDSYLYSSYNPYSYRYLNPKPKGSSWRPKSYFTSYGEVGDYFDNQQRAQLKSILSQINPNLIPRLRKANTKDVGVQVNPKTDASVQCSLGPRTLLARRRRRPDSPVLEPGSPTSEATVRFPRTLAVYSPIASRRLASFLEETEENPDDADQNIRPDQGTSREEKDEVSGNVVTADASDKDDLKEEDDSGGGIVEAKDGKAVGEVKQQAAEGSKARVRFQFLEQKYGYYHCRDCNLRWESAYVWCVQGTNKVYFKQFCRTCQKAFNPYRVEDITCPTCKHARCTCTITMRHVDPKRPHRQDLCGRCKGKRLSCDSTFSFKYII